In the genome of Chiroxiphia lanceolata isolate bChiLan1 chromosome 20, bChiLan1.pri, whole genome shotgun sequence, the window GAGAGGGGGATCAAATCAGGATTTGATTTGAGGCATCTCTGTAGGAGGGAtaggcaggagcagggagaggcttAAGTGCAGAGGGGGAAGATGGAGGTTTGCTGGAGCTGATTTTGGCTGGGTGCCTGTCTCAGGACGCTCCCCATGGAGCCCTGATCTGTAATAATAACCCCAGTCCTTACCATGAAAGCAACGACAGACACCTCATAGATGATGGACTGGGCGGAGAGTTCGACAACACTCAGCAGGcctgggggagaggaagggggtcagtgctggctgtgggTGCCCAGGGGACAGCTGCtctcagcccctgcagctgctgcagacgCTGCTCTGGGTCATCTCCTGGCAGCTTCTCTTTCCACTGACCTATCAAGAAGCTCCCGATTTCATAGGTCCACCACTCAATGCACATCATGAGCATGCTGGGGATTGCCAGGGAGGTGAAGCTGTCCCACTCCAGCAGGCACTCGCTGGACCAgcctgcagagaggagaaacatCACCTGATGGATGACCAGACTGGACATGTGTTACACCCTGGAGAGCACCTGAGGCAGGTAGAGGTGCCATTCCTGTTCACAGCCACCAGGGCAATGCTCCTCAGCTCCACAGgacctccagcagcagagctccacCTACATGCTGTTCGATGTTGTCCTGTGGACCACAGGGCAGCACAACCCTCAGcccatccctcccagagcagagTGTCTAAGGGCAACCTCGTGCTTACGTCTGTGCTCATCCGGCTTTGGGGCTGAACCCTTGAAAGCCTCAGCAGGAAGTTTCATTTCTCCAGAATTAATGTTTAGTGCCCGGCAAGGACCCTGCCGGCGCTCGTGCGTGAAGTGCTGCCACCAAAGCAGCTCCATGGTACCCGGGGCGTGTGGGGCTGGGGTTAATATTTCACCATCGGGACAAACAGAGTTTGTCTTCTATCAGGAACGCTTGATAGAAGTGGTGGaagttttatggacacctgGGTAAAGCGTGAACCAGAGGGAGCGGGGGGGATGCCCTCACCTCCCCAGGTCTTCACGTGGAGTTTCCTGCCTATGATGTACAGGAACAAGAAAATGGCTTGCGAGTACTGAGCAACGGTGTTGGACCAGGCAGAGCCCCTGCAGAGGAAGTGAGAAAGGTCTGTCTCCATCCTGCTTACGCCTCCCTGGCCTCAGGGTGCTGGGACATGACGTCCTGCCAtgcctctctgagcagcagacGCTCAGTGTTCCCTTGCCCTTGCCAGGTGCCACATTGTCCCCTCCATGGGACACAGGTGCAACTCACGTGATGCCGAAGTGGAACACGTAGAGGAAGATGCAGTTTGCAGCCACGTTGACGATGTTGCCAATGACTCCACTCAGCACCAGCGGCCACATGATCATCTGCAAAGAAGAGGGGACGGGGCTACGGTGTCTTCACAAAGGCTCCGGGAGGGAGGTGTGAAGGTCCCCACCAGCACCCGGGCTCAGCGCCTTTCCCAGGCAAAAAATAAACTTCCAGTGACGTTGCCTGCTTGGAAAACGAATGTGTTGGAGGTAAATCCCTGATGTGGGGAAGTATGAAGGGAGGTGGATGGATACACCTGGCAGTGGGGTGGGGTGATCTACGGGGTTAGAGCTGTTTTGGGGCACCTGGGCAGTGGTGGGGACAAATGCTGCCTTGTTGCCGGGAATGGTGAGCATGGAAACCCTGGGTTCATGGTGGAAGGGAGCACTGAGCCAGGGCTGACCCTTCCCGGGTGTGAGGACTTCAAGACCTACCTGGTTCTGCAGGTATCTTGTCTCCAGGTTATACAGAAAAACTGCCTGCAAAGGAAATCGGTGGATGAGATGAGCCAGTGCTGAGCAGTAGGAGTGGGATGGCATCCAGGGTGCCCACAGGGACTCACCGGGAGAGCAGGGACAAACGCCATCACATAGCGCTGGGTTAACCTGGGGGCACACAGAGGCAGGGTTAGGGAGGGGCAGGGCCATGGCCACCCTCCTCTCAGCCCCACCATGCTGGGGAGGGACAAGGGGCCATGGGACCACCTCACCTGGAGACCTCGGGGTCCTGCCGGATGAGGAGCATTAACTGCTCGATGTTGATGAGGATGGCACagcaagggaagcagcagaggaggatgaTGATGGTGGCACGCTGCAGGATCACCCCCACCCGCAGCAGGTTCTTGCTGCCATAGGTCTGCAAGGCAAAGAGGGCAGTGGTAAAGTCAGCTGGTGCTGGGGGATAGGGACCccacagggcacagagcagccctgaccaCCCTGGAGACCACCCAGGAAGGATTTGGAGCATGGATCTCCCTGTTATGGGATTGCTACCCAGGGACAAGCTTTCCCAGCTcgcaggagcagccagggctcCATGGGGCATCATCAGCTGATGCTGGAAACCCCCGTGTCCCCAAGACAAGTGCCAGCATGTCTTACCCACCTGTGATATCAAGGTGTCACATGCCGAAGTCAGACCATAACCTACAGAGATGGCAGTAACATTTATAACCTGGGGATGGGAgtcaagaaaacaaagagtGAAGGTGAGCATTTAAGACTTTCAGGTAGGGAGAGGGGTTAAAAGGAAGAGTGGCAATCTGAAATCTCCTGTCCTTTTCTGCTGCCATTCCTTTATCCCATCCCAGCGTCAGCGGGGCAGGGGGGAGCTCGTGCCTGGCACTGGGAATGCTTACAGCGATGGCCAGCGTGACGGAGGCCAGCTCAACCTTGCCCAGGTGGCCACAGAATATGGAGCTAACGAGGTGTATCAGGAAGATCAGCAGCTGGATCAGGATCTAAgcacagaggagaggagaggcgAAGGTTAGTGACGGAGGTGAGCAGGGGTGGTTgtgcttgggggggggggtatcTCTCCTCCCAGGTCCTTACCAGCGGCCCCgccagcaccagcagcttctTCACGTCCTCCCAGAAGTTATCTGGGACCAGGCGCTGAATCCAGTGACGTTTCTTCTCGCAGCTCCCGGGTGTGAGATTGTCCTGGCCAGCGGCCGCTGCCTCACCGTTCTCCTCGGGGAGGTTCTCTGTCTTTGTGCTGCCATTCTCCTCAGGAAGGTTCTCCGGCttcatgctgctgctctgccgGGGGAGTGGAACAACCCCTCCCTCCGCGCTCTGTTAAACCACGGTGGGATGAGCAATGTGTAACCACAGTGGGGTGAACTTCAGCCGGGGCCGGATGATCCGACCACACGTTccctgctgctgatgggaagtgtGGGCAGTGGGTCAGGGCAGGGCACGGAGCTGGGGAGCCCAGAGAGGGTCCTGGCAGCGCAGTGGAGCCCGACAAGGCACTTACTGCCTGCCCTGAGCCAGCATAGGGGCTGAGCCATCCCAAATCTGCCCTGCAAGCCCTCGTACCTCTCTCCTGCTTCACCACAGCTCTGCCGGCCAGTGGGCTGGAGGGTTGtcctccccttccagcagcGATGGAGGATTCTTGGATCTGTGTGCGGTCTCTGGTGAGCTGCTGCCGGCAGTGGTGGGGCTGCTGCCTGTCTCAGCCCCTCTCATCGCAGTGACCAAGACAAGCCGGCCCCCTTGGCTCCAGCTgtcagcctggcacagccccaccGTGTCGGGTTTCACTGGCACAGCTCCCCCAGGCCAAATATAGTGTCCTTGGCCCACGAGGGAggcaggcagagggagctgctctgcagctcagacCTGCTCCTGcatggagcaggaggtgggctGGGGTAGCTCATGGGGCAGAGCGAGACCTCCCATCCCAAATCTCCCGGGATTCTGAGGAGGGCAGAGTCTACCACAACCTCCCACAGCTGGGCAGAGGCCCTGGGTGTTGGGGATGATGGCAGTTTGAAGCTCGTTTACGTCACATCTTTTCATTCCCAGCCCACAGGTAACCAGCACCCCGAGCCAGGGTGACAGGGAGGTGCCATTCATCTGCTCTGCACGGGATTTACCTCCAAGGGCCCAGCATGTGCCACGTCTCAGTCACTGAGCTGCAGGTAAGAGCCTGGGACAGGGCCGGAGGGACCCAGCgctgagggcaggcagggatgggggattTGCATTATGACATATGGCAGTTCTTTGGTGGTTCTGGAGGGCTGTGCAACACATCCACCCTCTTCCCTGGCACTCAATGGTACAGAAAGCCATTGAGGAGCACAAACCCTGCTTTTGTACTCGAGGGGAGCAGAGTGATAACACTATACCCAGAGCCAGCCCCAAACCTCAGGGCCAGAAGCCTGAGGCTTTGTCAGGCTGCACAAACCAGACCCATGTCTTTCCTCTTAACAGCACAGTCATGCCAATGACCAGGGTCATGCACACACCACATTAAACAGCCCAACATTTACTCAGAAAACTTTATTGTATCAAAATCCCACCTTACAAAAGTGCAAAGAAGAGTTGCTTTAGGCCCTGTGCCTGCCCCGCCACAGGGGGAGTGGGGCCAGgggccagcagccagcaccCAAATGGCAGCCAGACATCTTCCAGCTGAATCCACCTTGCCCTGCgctgccacagcagctgcaaGTGGGCTCTGCCACGGCAAGATGCTGGCACAGGCCAGGAAAtgtgctgtgggcagcaggagcccctGCCATTAGCAAATGATATGGACAAATGCCCTCAGGGGGCAGGACAGCAGCAAAAGGATCCTGTCTCCTCCCAGGGTCAGCCCCGGGATACGCTCCTGCCTATCATGAGTGACATCCCAGTGCAACGCAGGAGAGGAACCAGCTCtcaagcactttttttcccaagtgccacatcctcACCCCCTCTAAGAACTCTGAGTGTGGGACAAAACATTGTGAGTTAACCAGAAACTGAGCAAAGGGACTTTTTGTAAAGAAGTGAGGGGGAATTCCTTCCCCGCACCATCCTCCTGGGACATCACCACGtgccctcctgctctgtgcacacTCCCCAGTGTCACTGGCTCTAGCCATTGCCAGTCAGGAGCCGGACCAGGATGCCCACCAGCAggacagccacagcagcagcagcagccaggacacGACGGAGGATCAGGGCCCTCCACGCCATGgcaccaggagcagggacaaCAACAACAACGGGCTCCTCCTGTGTGATGAGCTCGTGGTCAGGTTGCCTCTGGCCCACCACGATGTTTTCAGGCAGGGCCACGGTGTCCACGGTGTCCGTGTCAACAGAGGTGTAATCTGTGTGACAGAGAGgccagtgctgcagggaagctgAGCTGCCAAGTCAGGGGCTTCCAGCCTGATGCTACACAAGAGCCAGTGACAGTCCTGGAGGGCCTTTCCCAAAGCTTGGGACACTAGGACATGCCCCAGCAAAGTGGCAGCTGTCCCCAGGTGAGGCAGACATGGGTTGGCAGCCCAGGCTcttccctggagcagccagCACAGTGACAGGGTATCTTGTATGCTGTCACTAAGGGCAGACCTGGGACCAGCACCAGGCACTGTGCTCTTTCCAGCCATCTGAGCCTGCAGGACAGACACGGCTGCCAtgactgggaaggaaaggaaagggttGGGTGGAGAATTTGGGCTCCCACCCTGGTGTCAGGCCCGGTTACATACCCACAGCAGATGTTTTGTTAGCAGCTGTGCCATTGGAGTTCACATCTTCCAGTTGTACTTTTGTTCCAGCTCGGACTTGAGCCtaaaaacacagggaagagTTGCTCTTCTCAGGGCAAGGgtgtcctgcccagcccagAAAACTCTTCACTCTCCCAAGACAAGCATGCTCAGCACCAAATTGCTCCTCTGCTACAGGAGAAGGACAGATCCCAGTTCACTTCTGCCTCCTCCCAGGGGGCTGTTGCATTGTACTGGGACAGGAACTCACCCAGCACCTTTCAAGTGTTACCAGAGAGAAGCACAAGTCTCACCTCCTCTGCAGCTTTCTTCCAATCCATGCGGATGACAAAAGCCAAGAAGGAAAGGGCTTGCACAGAGATGCAAATGATCATCCCAACCCACAGACCTGCAGCAATGGGAAGTTACTTCAGGGAGGGCTCGAGAAAAACTTACCTTTGTCAGCTACTGCCACAATGCCCAGGGACCTCAGTGGGGTCAGAGTATTGCCCCATGTCCAACCCAGTCTTGATGGGAAACAGCTCCTGGGGGA includes:
- the LOC116796729 gene encoding multidrug and toxin extrusion protein 1-like; the encoded protein is MKPENLPEENGSTKTENLPEENGEAAAAGQDNLTPGSCEKKRHWIQRLVPDNFWEDVKKLLVLAGPLILIQLLIFLIHLVSSIFCGHLGKVELASVTLAIAVINVTAISVGYGLTSACDTLISQTYGSKNLLRVGVILQRATIIILLCCFPCCAILINIEQLMLLIRQDPEVSRLTQRYVMAFVPALPAVFLYNLETRYLQNQMIMWPLVLSGVIGNIVNVAANCIFLYVFHFGITGSAWSNTVAQYSQAIFLFLYIIGRKLHVKTWGGWSSECLLEWDSFTSLAIPSMLMMCIEWWTYEIGSFLIGLLSVVELSAQSIIYEVSVVAFMIPLGLGTAASVQVGNALGAGDFETAKRSSTTSLLCTGAFCIAVGIILASTKNVLGYIFTKDKEIADLVAWVMPVYVVFHLFEATTGACAGVLRGIGKQKFGAILNAVCYYGVGLPLAAVLLFVAKIGVIGLWLSMLACVFILCTCFIIYISRMDWKKAAEKAQRRAGVTQPPPEEPNLGPEPSCKELPPDVGSAPQPHTYLPARAVLGSVAGVDVQNDVVLTGITRREGSTYQLEFQEATSTISSRATPVVTKGLIIRRGLAVAAAVAVLALGIAVKLMTSKH